The Streptomyces rimosus genomic interval GTGTCCGCCGCCACCGACCGCGAACGGTCCAGCCGCGCGCAGTCGGCGCACTGGTCGCGCGCGACACCGGCGTCGATCACGGCCGCGTACGGGCAGGAGGTCCAGCGCGCACCCCGCCGTACGCCCAGGCAGCGCCGCTCGCCCGTCAGCGCGAACGCCAGCGCCTTGCCGACGGGGAGCGCGCTGCGCCGCCGCTCGCCGCGCCCGGGGCTGTACCACCCGAGCCCCGGCTCGGTCCCGGCCCAGCTCGGCCCTGTACACCACCAGCCACCCGGCTCACTCACCTCCCGGCACCCACTTCCGTCACTCCGGCGGGAGCGACCCTCGCCGGGTCGGCTCCGGCGCCCCTGAAGGTGCTGCGGTACGCGCTCGGGGACACCCCCACCGCGGCCTGGAGGTGCTGCCGCAACGACGCCGCCGTACCGAAGCCCGCGTCCGCCGCCACCCGGTCCACCGTCAGCTCCGTCTCCTCCAGCAACTGCCGCGCCCGCTCGACCCGCTGCTGCGTCAGCCACTGCAACGGCGACACCCCGACCTCCTCCCGGAACCGCCGGGTGAAGGTCCGTACGCTCATCGACTCACACGCTGCCAGTTCCCGCAGTGTCACCGGCCGGTCCAGGTGCTCCAGCGCCCAGGCGCGGGCCGCGGCCGTCGAGGAGTACTGCGGCTCGGGCACCGGGCGCCTGATGAACTGGGCCTGCCCGCCCTCCCGGTGCGGCGGCACGACCGTACGCCGCGCCACCTCATTGGCCACCGCCGCCCCGTGATCACACCTGATCATGTGCAGACACAGATCGATCCCCGAGGCGACACCGGCGGCCGTCAGCACACCGTCCTCGTCCGTATACAGAACATCCGCGTCCAGCTCGATCTCCGGAAACAGCCGCCGGAACTGCTCCGCCGACCGCCAGTGCGTGGTCGCCCGCCGCCCCTTCAGCAGCCCGGCCGCCGCCAGCACGAACGAGCCCGTACAGATGGAGGCGACCCGGACCCCCGGACGTATATGCGCCACCGCCCGCGCCATCTCCTCGCTCAGGCAGCCGTCCTCCGCCCCGTAGTCCTGCTCCGAGGCCGGCACCACGACGGTGTCGGCCTCCGCCAGGGCCTCGGGCCCGTAGCGCACGTTGACCGTGAAATCCGCGTCCGTCCCCAGCTCCCCCGGCTCCGGCGCACACGTCACCACCTCGTACAACAGCCGCCCGTCGGCGGTCTCGGCATAGCCGAAGAGCCGGTGGACGATCCCCAGCTCCATCGGCAGCAGCCCGTCCCGTACCAGTACGGCGACCCGATGCCGCCCGTCCTCCGCGAAGACACCCATGGCCCGATCCTGACACATGCTGGCCATCCGGCCACTCGTCCGCCCGGGACCGCCGGACGCAAGATCTAACCAACGGATCCGTTCAACCCTTCCTCGCGTCCCTCCTCTGAAAGGTCCCCCATGAAGGTCCTGTGGCTCGCGGCCCACCCCGAAGAGCGCTCTTTGAACGGCTCCCTCAAGGACGAAGGCGTGCGCGCCCTGCGCGAGCACGGCCACGAGGTCCAGGTCTCCGACCTCTACGCCATGAAGTGGAACCCGGTAGTCGACGCCGACGACTTCGACCACCCCTCCGAGGAGCGCCTGCACATCAGCAATGCCGCCGAACGCGCCCTCAGCAACGGCACGTTGAGCCCCGACATCCGCGCCGAGCAGGAGAAGGTCCTCTGGGCCGACACCCTGATCGTGCAGTTCCCCCTCTGGTGGTACGGCATGCCCGCCATCCTCAAGGGCTGGTTCGACCGCGTCTTCGTCAAGGGCTTCGCGTACGGCTTCAGCGATCCCGACACCGGGGCCACCCTCCGCTACGGCGACGGCCCGCTGACCGGCAAGCGCGCCATGATCGTGGTCACCGCGGGCGCCCGCCCCGGCACGCTCGGCCCGCGCGGCGTCAACGGCGACCTCAACGACCTGCTCTTCCCCCTCCACCACGGCACCTTCTGGTACACGGGCATGAGCGCCGTCCCGCCGTTCCTGGTCTCCTCGGCCGACCGCACGACGCCGGCCGCCTTCGAGGACACCGCCGCCCAGCTCCGCACCCGCCTCCTGGAGCTCCCGACGACCCCACCCCTCCCCTTCCGCCGCCAGAACTCCCCCGACTACGACCCGGAGACCCTCACCCTCCACCCCGACCTCGCCCCGAACCTCACAGGCCCGGCCATCCACTACACAGACGCCCCCCGGTAACCCGTGAGCGCAAAAAAGACCGGTCCGGCACGTTTCCGTGCCGGACCGGTCTTCGCAGTAGCGGGGACAGGATTTGAACCTGCGACCTCTGGGTTATGAGCCCAGCGAGCTACCGAGCTGCTCCACCCCGCGTCGGTGAACCCGACTCTACGCCACCCACGCCCCGAAGGGAAATCGTTAAACCGCCCGCCTCCCAGGGCGACCACGACAAAGCCCCCGCCCGGATCACCCGGCGGGGGCTTTGATTGCTGTGCGCTCGGCAGGATTCGAACCTGCAACCTTCTGATCCGTAGCTCTAACTAGATCGGTCAGAGCGGGTCGTTCAGGTCAGCATGAGGCTCGGGCGGGCTGGCCCCGGGCAAGGCCGGTTGCTGTAGTTGCTGTACTTCGTTGCTGTACCGCAAGAGATCCACACACCTAGCAGAGCAGCACCTTCAGTGACAGCACCCACCGCTTCCCTAAGAGGTGGGTACACAAGCGTCACCACGGCAACCACTGCGATCACCCAAATCTGAATCACTGGGATTGACAGACCCCACCGCGAGCGGGCCACACTCATACTTAGCCTCCTTGGCTCACTGAGGCCGCTCCGCCGTACGCGTCCGCCAGTGATACGGGCGGCCGAGCGGGCCTTCCTTCTCGTAGAGGCATAGTGAGGCGCTCCGACGCTAGCCAGCAACACGGAACTCGCCTGCCACGAGCCGCTGTTGCCACCAGCCTGATACTTGGTCGACGTGGAAGCGGTGGCGGCCCAAAACAGCTCCGGACCTGCGGATACATTCACATACAGCGCATGTCCTATAGTTTTGGGCAATAAATAACGGGTACTAGCAAACCCACATAAATGGGGCCCAATAACGACCACATGCCGCCCGAATTATTTGCCTGCTCTTTGCATTCCTATGACGGAATGCACCAATTGCACGGGTCGGTGCCCGCGCTGGGTCGACAGTGGAGATTTGAGCGGAGCGCCCGCGACGGGCAAAGCCACATCGCGGCAGCAGCTGCTCCCCCTCAGCCATGGGCCAGGGTCGGTCCGCTCACGCTGCCGCATCCGTGACGGTGGCGGTACGGCGCCCAGCCCCCGCCGGCCGTTGTGTCCGGAGTGCCCGGCGCCCCCAACCCCACCCCTTCCGTAGCCTGCCTGCCTCGACAGGACTACTGCCTATGGGGCGGTCGGCAGCGCGCCCGTCACGTAAACCGCTCACCGCTTCCGCCTCCACCTTCATCACCCCTCATCTGCACCCTTCCCGCCTCCCGGGGGCTCCCCGCCGGGTCTGCCCTCTTGGGCCGCGGGCTCTGGTGCTGCCGCTCGGCTCGCCCCAGTGGCGGGCGCCTACGGCCTGGTCATGCGGAGCGGGCGTCGCGGGTGATGGCCTTGGCTGGCGGGGTGTTTGCTCGTTCCGGCGCTGCTCTTGGGCGGGGCAAAGCGTGTACGAAGCACCCCGTGGCAGCTTCAGATGGCGCGGGGCCGGGGGCCGGGCGGAGCGGGCCGGAGGCAGGAGCGGCGCCCGAGTCCCCGAGCTCCGCGCCGGCCCGCATTGCGGGCCGGTGGGGTGTGCTTCGTAGCGGCGGCTGCCAAAGCCGTTGACCCGCGCGCCGGATGCCGAAGGCAAGAGCACCCACAAGGCCAACGCCGTCCCCCGCAGAGCCCGTCCCGGCGACGGCCGGGCCGCTGGGTACTTGGCCGACGGGAACGAACCCGTTTGCGCGCTCTCACCAGCTCCCCACGGACTTCCATCAGGGCTTCGCGTCCGTACGCGAGCGGCGTCAGGGCGGCCCCGGCCGGGAATGGCGATCCTGCTGTGGGAGTTCCTGGAGTGCTCTCCCCCTTCCCCCACCCCTCCCCGCCCGCAGGGCGGGGCTTGAACCAGTAGAGAAAGTTGTAACTCAGGCTGGCGGGAGGGGCTTGAAGTCCTCTGTGCAGGCGGGGAGTACGGTGCCCTGCCGGTGGGCGAGGGGCAGGAAGATCACGGGGCGGATCGTCCAGGTGATGCGGGTGGTGGCCTGGGTGACGGTCACCGTGTAGGGCTGTCGGCGAAGTAGGGCTGCCCTGGCCTTCAGTCGTCCCTCGCAGAGCCAGGTCCAGGCTTCGTGTGAGGCGTCCGGGGAGAGGGCCGGGGTGATGGTGCGGAGGGCGACTGCTACCCACCTGTCGGCCTGGTGGGCCGAGTAGGCGTCGAAGGATGCGTGGAGGGCCGGCCTCTCGGTCGGGTTCGCGAGGTCTTGGGTCCAGCATTCGCACCAGTAGCCGCGGCGGGGCTTGTCGGTCTTCAGCATGGGTGGGCTCCTGGTCGGTTGCTCGTGAAGAGTTCTGCGGTGACGGTGTGGGCGCCCTGACTGCTGTGGACCACCACTCGGTGGGCGATCGCGTTGACCATGCCGAGCCCGCGGCCGTGCTCGGCCTCCTCGTCCTGGTCCTCGACCTTCGGGTACGTGCCTGCGCCGCCGTCGTCGGTGACCGACAGGGCGATGACTTGCGGGGTGACCGAGAGGGACAGGTGGAAGCTGCCGGAGTTTCGCCCGCTGGCGGTGTGCAGGATCGCGTTCGAGCTCAGCTCGCTCACAATCAGCTCGGCGTCCTCGGCCAGCGGGGAATCGCGCAGTATGTCGCGGGTCCATCGGCGGGCCCGGCTCACCTCTTCTGGGGAACCTGGGCAACTGAGCCCCCAGACCTGGACTCTACTCGTATACTCGTGCATACAAGTTCCTTCGTGCTGGTAGGCCGCCATGTGCAGCGGGTTCGGGCTAGACGAGTTTCACGCCGTCGTGGGCGCGGACGGCCGGCGGGGTGATGGCGTCGAGCGCGTCCAGGACGCGGATCGCGTAAGCCTCGTCGGCGAGTTCGGTGACTTCTTCGCGGGTGGCCCACCGCAGCGCGCGGGTTTCGTCCCCGGTGGTGGGGGTGCCGTCGGCGGCCCGACAGCGGAAGACCAGAGAAACGATCAGGCCCGTCATGTTCTTGTAGACACCGGTCAAGGTCGCCGGAAGCTCGATCTTGATGCCGGTTTCTTCGAGCACCTCGCGCTGAAGAGCTTCCGGGATGGTTTCCTCGCGTTCGAGGACTCCGCCCGGCGGCTCCCAGTGGCCGTTGTCGCGTCGCTTGATCAGGAGAGCCCGGCCCTGGTCGTCGACGATGACTCCGGCGACGCTCACGGAGTGCGGACGGTCGGTGCTCACGTTCCTCGGCCCCTTCGGATGGCTAGGCTCTCCACCGTAGCAACAGCACTCGCCCACTCGTCTAGATACCTAAAGGAGTAGTCCACGTGACGTCTCTTCCGAGCGTTCTTGGCGCTCTCGACCCCACGAGTGATCGTGCGGTTTTCCGGCAGATCGCCGATCAACTGCGTGAGGCCATTGATCGCGGGCGCTTCAAAGAGGGGGAAAAGCTGCCCTCGGAAGCTGAACTTGTCGAGCACTACGGGGTCTCCCGTATGACGGTGCGGAACTCCTTTTCGGTCCTCCAGGGCGAGGGCCTGGTACACGCCGAGCACGGCAAGGGTGTCTTCGTCCGGCCGCGCCCGCCCGTCCGGCGCCTCGCCTCCGACCGTTTCGCCCGGCGCCACCGCGAACAGGGGAAGTCCGCGTTCATCGTGGAAGCCGATGCCGTCGGCAGCCATCCGAAGGTGGATGGTCTGGAGGTCAAGGAGGAGAAAGCCAGTCAGGACATCTCTGCCCGGCTCGGCTCCGTGCGGCGCGTGCTCGCCCGGCGGCGCCGCTATCTGCTCGACGGCCGGCCGGTTGAGTTCGCCACCTCCTACCTGCCGCTCGACATCGCCCGCGGCACTCAGATCGCCGAACCCAACCCTGGCCCCGGCGGCATCTACGCCCGGCTTGAGGAGCTGGGTCACCACCTCGACCACTTCGAGGAGGAGATCCGCGCCCGGATGCCTTCACCTGCCGAGGTCAAGACGCTGCAACTGGCGTCCGGAGTCCCGGTGATCCACCTGATCCGCACGGCGTACGACACGGAGAAGCGGGCCGTGGAGGTCTGCGACACGGTGATGGCGGCGGACGCGTACGTCCTCTCCTACCAGCTCCCGGCCACCTGACCGGCGGTGCGCGAGGCCACTTCTTCGGACTCGTACGCCCCGACACGCATACTCGTATAGACGAGTGGGCAAGTCGTGTGGCAAGGTGGCCCCCGTTCCCGGAAGAGCCGGGCGCGAAGACTGCAACTTGTCTAGACGAGTAGATGGGAAGAAGCCTTGCGCACCATCCGTGTGGAGACCTCGGCCGCGACGATCCTGCTGACCGAGGCGCCCGAGCCCAAGGTCCGCGACCGCAAGACGGGCGAGATCGCCAAGGACGCCAACAACGGCGAAGCGTTGATGACGATCGGCGTCGTCTACATCGAGGAAGGGGAGTCCTCCCTGATCAAGGTCACCGTGCCGGAGGGCGGTGTCTCCGAGGGCCTGACGCTCGGCGCTCCGGTCTCGCTGCCCGGCCTGGTTGCCCGGCCGTGGGAGTCGGTGTTCAACGGCCAGCAGCGGCACGGCATCGCCTACCGGGCCGCCGCCGTCACTCCGGCCGCCTTCCCGGCCGCCATGGGGGACGCGGCCTGATGACCGACCTGGCAGCGCTTCTGGAGGTAGGTGGTCCTGTCGCCGCCCTCGGCGGTGGGGCCGCCTACGCCCGGGCACGGCACCCGGGCGTCTACTGGTCCACGGTCGGCCTGCCGGTCTCAACCGCCCGGCTGCTCGGCTCGTACAGCTCGGTCATGGAAGCCTGCGGCCTGACCGTGGCCCCCTCCCGGCTGCGAGTCCTGGCGGTCAAGGCCACCACCCGCCGCGAGGTCCGGCCCGTACCGCCGCGTCGCGGCATCATCCGGCCGACCACGACGGGGTTACGACTTCGGCTCCGCCTCGCCCCCGGGCAAGAACCAGCCGACGTCGCGGCCTCGGCCGAACGGCTGCGCCATGCCTGGGGCGTGCACGCCGTGTACGTGACACCCGTCAAGCCTGGCGTGATCGACCTGCGGCTGGTCGGGTTCGACGTGCTGCGGAAGGTCCGCATGCCGCGCAAGCTCCCGGCTGGGCTGCTGAAGGTCCCGGTGGCGCTGCGGGAGGACGCCACGGCCTTCGTACGGGACTACCGCACCGTTCCGCACGGGCTCACCCTCGGCGCGACGCTGTCGGGCAAGTCCATGTACCTGCGCCACCTCATCACTGGGCTGGCCCGTCAGCCCGTCGCCCTGGTCGGCATCGACTGCAAACGTGGAGTTGAGCTGGCGCCGTTCGCGGCCCGGCTTTCGGCGCTGGCCACCGATCCTGAGCAGGCTGCGGCCCTGCTGCCGGTGCTCATCGAGGAGATGGAGGACCGATACGACCTGATCAAGGCCCGGCAGGGCATCGCCCCGGACACACCGGATGAGGAGATCACCTCGGACATCTGGGGCCTGCCTGAACATGAACGCCCGGTGCCTGTGGTGCTGTTCGTGGACGAGGTGGCGGAACTCTTCCTCGTCGCCACGAAGAAAGACGAACAGCGTCGGGACGAGATGGTCACCCAGCTCATCCGTCTTGCCCAGCTCGGCCGGGCCGCCGGCATCTACCTGGAAATCTGCGGCCAGCGCTTCGGTGCCGAACTGGGCAAGGGGGCGACCATGCTGCGCGCCCAGTTGACCGGCCGCGTCTGCCACCGCGTGAACGATGAAGCCTCCGCGAAGATGGCGTTGGGCGACATCGCGCCCGAAGCGGTCGCCGCCGCCTGCGCCATCGCCCCCGAACAGCCCGGACTCGCCGTGATCGGCGACGCATCCGGCGGCTGGTCCCGCGTCCGTACGCCGTACCTGTCTCTGGCTGAGGCGGCCGAGACCTGTTCCGCCTCGGCCCACCTGGTACCCCACCTGCCCGCACTCCAGCCGTTCCGGCCTGCTGTGCCGGTACGGCCGATCAAGTCACCGACCCCGGTCGTTCGGCCGCAACCGACGACCGGCTGAACTCAGCCTTCCCCATCCGGTTGGCGTGACCGCCTCGCGCCGTGTCCCTACCCCCGCCATGCCTGAATCCGGAAGGAGCCGCAGTATGCGCGCCCTGCTGGCCCGCGTAGACGCGGTGCTCGTCCAGGCGGTCATCGCCGCCGCTCTGTCCTTCGCCCACCTGCATGACATCGCTTCGGCGGCCGGTCAGGACGGGTGGAAGGCATGGGCGTACCCCGTCTCCGTCGACCTGCTGCTGGTGGCTGCCTGGCGGCGGCTGCGAACCAGCGACGAGAAAGCGGCCGGGTGGTGCTGGTTCGTGATCGCGCTGGGCGCCTCCCTGGGCGCCAACGTAGCCACCGCCGGACTGCTCGACCTGGACGACGTACCGGCCTGGCTGCGCATCCTCGTCGCGGGATGGCCTGCGGTCGCCTTCCTCGGCGGCACGCTGCTCGCTCACTCCGCAGCGATTCCGGCAGAGGCACCCACCGCCGACGAGGACCAGGAGGAGCCCTCGGCCATCGAGGACCAGGAGGACGCGCCCGCCCCGGCGCCGGTACTCCCGGCGCCACCGACCCCCGAACCGACCCCCGCGCCCCCTGCGGTCTCCGTCCCGGCCGCCCTGGTCGAACACGCCCGCAAGGTCGCCACCGAGCACCACACCCGCACCGGCACCGCCATCGACA includes:
- a CDS encoding GlxA family transcriptional regulator, which gives rise to MASMCQDRAMGVFAEDGRHRVAVLVRDGLLPMELGIVHRLFGYAETADGRLLYEVVTCAPEPGELGTDADFTVNVRYGPEALAEADTVVVPASEQDYGAEDGCLSEEMARAVAHIRPGVRVASICTGSFVLAAAGLLKGRRATTHWRSAEQFRRLFPEIELDADVLYTDEDGVLTAAGVASGIDLCLHMIRCDHGAAVANEVARRTVVPPHREGGQAQFIRRPVPEPQYSSTAAARAWALEHLDRPVTLRELAACESMSVRTFTRRFREEVGVSPLQWLTQQRVERARQLLEETELTVDRVAADAGFGTAASLRQHLQAAVGVSPSAYRSTFRGAGADPARVAPAGVTEVGAGR
- a CDS encoding NAD(P)H-dependent oxidoreductase produces the protein MKVLWLAAHPEERSLNGSLKDEGVRALREHGHEVQVSDLYAMKWNPVVDADDFDHPSEERLHISNAAERALSNGTLSPDIRAEQEKVLWADTLIVQFPLWWYGMPAILKGWFDRVFVKGFAYGFSDPDTGATLRYGDGPLTGKRAMIVVTAGARPGTLGPRGVNGDLNDLLFPLHHGTFWYTGMSAVPPFLVSSADRTTPAAFEDTAAQLRTRLLELPTTPPLPFRRQNSPDYDPETLTLHPDLAPNLTGPAIHYTDAPR
- a CDS encoding ATP-binding protein; the encoded protein is MHEYTSRVQVWGLSCPGSPEEVSRARRWTRDILRDSPLAEDAELIVSELSSNAILHTASGRNSGSFHLSLSVTPQVIALSVTDDGGAGTYPKVEDQDEEAEHGRGLGMVNAIAHRVVVHSSQGAHTVTAELFTSNRPGAHPC
- a CDS encoding NUDIX hydrolase, which gives rise to MSVAGVIVDDQGRALLIKRRDNGHWEPPGGVLEREETIPEALQREVLEETGIKIELPATLTGVYKNMTGLIVSLVFRCRAADGTPTTGDETRALRWATREEVTELADEAYAIRVLDALDAITPPAVRAHDGVKLV
- a CDS encoding GntR family transcriptional regulator, which produces MTSLPSVLGALDPTSDRAVFRQIADQLREAIDRGRFKEGEKLPSEAELVEHYGVSRMTVRNSFSVLQGEGLVHAEHGKGVFVRPRPPVRRLASDRFARRHREQGKSAFIVEADAVGSHPKVDGLEVKEEKASQDISARLGSVRRVLARRRRYLLDGRPVEFATSYLPLDIARGTQIAEPNPGPGGIYARLEELGHHLDHFEEEIRARMPSPAEVKTLQLASGVPVIHLIRTAYDTEKRAVEVCDTVMAADAYVLSYQLPAT
- a CDS encoding SCO3933 family regulatory protein — translated: MRTIRVETSAATILLTEAPEPKVRDRKTGEIAKDANNGEALMTIGVVYIEEGESSLIKVTVPEGGVSEGLTLGAPVSLPGLVARPWESVFNGQQRHGIAYRAAAVTPAAFPAAMGDAA
- a CDS encoding FtsK/SpoIIIE domain-containing protein, yielding MTDLAALLEVGGPVAALGGGAAYARARHPGVYWSTVGLPVSTARLLGSYSSVMEACGLTVAPSRLRVLAVKATTRREVRPVPPRRGIIRPTTTGLRLRLRLAPGQEPADVAASAERLRHAWGVHAVYVTPVKPGVIDLRLVGFDVLRKVRMPRKLPAGLLKVPVALREDATAFVRDYRTVPHGLTLGATLSGKSMYLRHLITGLARQPVALVGIDCKRGVELAPFAARLSALATDPEQAAALLPVLIEEMEDRYDLIKARQGIAPDTPDEEITSDIWGLPEHERPVPVVLFVDEVAELFLVATKKDEQRRDEMVTQLIRLAQLGRAAGIYLEICGQRFGAELGKGATMLRAQLTGRVCHRVNDEASAKMALGDIAPEAVAAACAIAPEQPGLAVIGDASGGWSRVRTPYLSLAEAAETCSASAHLVPHLPALQPFRPAVPVRPIKSPTPVVRPQPTTG
- a CDS encoding DUF2637 domain-containing protein, which gives rise to MRALLARVDAVLVQAVIAAALSFAHLHDIASAAGQDGWKAWAYPVSVDLLLVAAWRRLRTSDEKAAGWCWFVIALGASLGANVATAGLLDLDDVPAWLRILVAGWPAVAFLGGTLLAHSAAIPAEAPTADEDQEEPSAIEDQEDAPAPAPVLPAPPTPEPTPAPPAVSVPAALVEHARKVATEHHTRTGTAIDTPTLRARLGVSLPIADAIAAQL